From Rubrivirga sp. SAORIC476, a single genomic window includes:
- a CDS encoding CPBP family intramembrane glutamic endopeptidase yields MIDRLRGEWQGFRAAVAGLSPNARRAAVVLLAATVLVLFHLQVGGRRFYTGTLDNVLGFEDPAFGSWAWWFGMQGVLGFVVPALILVVGFRWTPRQAGLGLGDWKLATGIALAYLPLVIVGTWVLSDGAAFQMQYPHFYGAKESWTIFLAYEALFLFYWIGWEYLWRGFVLFGTAPALGAPLAIVVQTVPFAILHAQKPAAEAYLSVLGGLALGALVWRCRSFWIAVPIHAAQMLALDLFATLRARTGATGIGLDALMEALRGLG; encoded by the coding sequence ATGATAGACCGTCTCCGAGGCGAGTGGCAAGGATTCCGCGCCGCCGTCGCCGGCCTCTCCCCCAACGCGCGCCGCGCCGCGGTCGTGCTCCTCGCCGCGACGGTCCTCGTCCTGTTCCACCTCCAGGTGGGCGGGCGGCGGTTCTACACGGGCACGCTCGACAACGTCCTGGGCTTCGAGGACCCGGCGTTCGGCTCGTGGGCGTGGTGGTTCGGGATGCAGGGCGTGCTGGGCTTCGTCGTCCCCGCACTCATCCTGGTGGTCGGCTTCCGGTGGACGCCTCGCCAGGCAGGTCTCGGCCTTGGCGACTGGAAGCTGGCGACCGGGATCGCGCTGGCCTACCTCCCCCTGGTGATCGTCGGCACGTGGGTGCTGTCCGACGGCGCGGCCTTCCAGATGCAGTATCCGCACTTCTACGGCGCCAAGGAGAGCTGGACCATCTTCCTGGCCTACGAGGCGCTGTTCCTGTTCTACTGGATCGGGTGGGAGTACCTGTGGCGCGGCTTCGTGCTGTTCGGGACGGCGCCCGCGCTGGGCGCGCCGCTGGCCATCGTGGTGCAGACGGTGCCGTTCGCCATCCTGCACGCGCAGAAGCCCGCCGCCGAGGCCTACCTGTCGGTGCTCGGAGGGCTCGCGCTCGGCGCGCTCGTGTGGCGCTGCCGGAGCTTCTGGATCGCGGTCCCGATCCACGCCGCGCAGATGCTGGCGCTGGACCTGTTCGCTACCCTCCGCGCGCGGACAGGCGCCACGGGCATCGGCCTCGACGCGCTGATGGAGGCCCTCCGCGGACTCGGGTGA
- a CDS encoding glycoside hydrolase family 3 protein: MRLALALLLALAAGLVGAVGWTSGPAEESAVPSAAAFIDDDSLRAAQERAQVDSLLAPYAGFEAPAGLSEAAAAAWADATLAGMSLEQRVAQLFIVELGAVRDPDGLARMGIGGFHVNRRTLPQEVRAVVARLGRRAEVPLFVTADYEWGVGTARSNFTELPGAMAYGAADSEALAEVGGAVTALEARATGVNVLFAPVADVNNNPANPIINTRSFGEDPQRVGELAAAYVRGAQAHGVLATLKHFPGHGNTDTDTHVAFAAVPGTWAQLAATELVPFRVALDAEPGFVMSTHLWAQALDRTATPATFSRRALTDVLRDSLGYEGLITTDAMNMGAVRDRYTARDRAVLPLVAGADIVLNETSPRRAMQYVVQAVERGDLPRARVDASARRILLAKARLGLHTAPTPDRSRLAQMLTEVRGARFADALTRAAVTVVRPGPLPVRPGQRVALVQLANFDASRSMTRLERDLEPDARARVSTGGGGRNAAVAAARGADVAVVAMHLRVKQGRPPSLTPAQRRAIDAIEATGTPVVLVVLGNPYSIALVPDAAGVVVAYDETLRTATAVADVVTGRARATGRLPVSVPGL; encoded by the coding sequence ATGCGCCTCGCTCTCGCCCTCCTGCTTGCCCTCGCCGCCGGCCTGGTAGGCGCCGTCGGCTGGACCTCTGGACCCGCCGAGGAGTCGGCCGTGCCGTCCGCTGCGGCCTTCATCGACGACGACTCGCTGCGCGCCGCGCAGGAGCGCGCCCAGGTGGATTCCCTGCTGGCGCCCTACGCGGGTTTCGAGGCGCCGGCCGGCCTGTCCGAAGCCGCCGCCGCTGCCTGGGCCGACGCCACGCTGGCCGGGATGTCGCTGGAGCAACGCGTCGCGCAGCTGTTCATCGTCGAACTCGGTGCCGTGCGCGACCCCGACGGGCTGGCGCGGATGGGCATCGGCGGGTTCCACGTCAACCGGCGGACGCTGCCGCAGGAGGTGCGCGCCGTCGTCGCCCGCCTCGGGCGCCGCGCGGAGGTGCCGCTCTTCGTCACGGCCGACTACGAGTGGGGCGTGGGCACGGCGCGGTCCAACTTCACCGAACTGCCCGGCGCGATGGCCTACGGCGCGGCCGACTCCGAAGCGCTCGCCGAGGTGGGCGGGGCCGTCACGGCGCTGGAGGCGCGGGCGACTGGCGTGAACGTGCTCTTCGCGCCCGTCGCCGACGTCAACAACAACCCGGCGAACCCGATCATCAACACGCGCTCGTTCGGGGAGGACCCGCAGCGCGTCGGCGAACTGGCGGCGGCCTACGTGCGCGGCGCGCAGGCGCACGGCGTCCTGGCGACGCTGAAGCACTTCCCCGGCCACGGCAACACGGACACCGACACGCACGTCGCGTTCGCGGCCGTCCCTGGCACCTGGGCGCAGCTGGCGGCCACCGAACTGGTCCCGTTCCGCGTCGCGCTGGACGCCGAGCCCGGCTTCGTGATGTCGACGCACCTGTGGGCGCAGGCGCTCGACCGGACCGCCACGCCCGCCACCTTCAGCCGCCGTGCGCTGACCGACGTGCTGCGCGACAGCCTCGGCTATGAGGGCCTCATCACGACCGACGCGATGAACATGGGCGCGGTCCGCGACCGCTACACCGCGCGCGACCGGGCCGTGCTGCCGCTGGTGGCCGGGGCCGACATCGTGCTCAACGAGACCTCGCCGCGCCGGGCCATGCAGTACGTGGTGCAGGCCGTCGAGCGGGGCGACCTGCCGCGCGCGCGGGTCGACGCCTCCGCCCGGCGCATCCTGCTCGCGAAGGCGCGGTTGGGCCTTCACACGGCGCCGACGCCCGACCGGAGCCGCCTCGCCCAGATGCTCACCGAGGTGCGCGGAGCTCGCTTCGCAGACGCCCTGACGCGGGCTGCCGTCACGGTCGTCCGCCCCGGTCCGCTGCCGGTTCGCCCCGGCCAGCGCGTCGCCCTCGTTCAACTGGCCAACTTCGACGCGAGCCGCTCGATGACGCGGCTGGAGCGCGACCTCGAGCCCGACGCCCGCGCCCGCGTGTCGACCGGCGGCGGGGGGCGGAATGCCGCCGTCGCCGCCGCCCGCGGGGCCGACGTGGCGGTGGTCGCGATGCACCTCCGTGTGAAGCAGGGGCGTCCGCCCAGCCTGACGCCTGCCCAGCGTCGCGCCATCGACGCCATCGAGGCGACGGGCACACCGGTCGTGCTGGTGGTGCTCGGCAACCCGTATTCGATCGCCCTCGTGCCGGACGCCGCGGGCGTGGTGGTGGCCTACGACGAGACGCTCCGCACGGCGACGGCCGTCGCCGATGTGGTCACCGGCCGTGCCCGCGCCACGGGCCGCCTGCCGGTCTCGGTGCCGGGACTGTAG
- a CDS encoding site-2 protease family protein, which yields METRPPDSPSVLTDYEPPTPDGDRVWLHVLLFVATFASMVWCGGILVARMALWPEVAEGTSDTVAMLSLLGSRAFLTDGFLYAVPFLGFLTVHEFGHYLAARWRRTRVSLPYYLPIPIPGTLGTFGAVIRIKEPLRRTQQLFDIGAAGPLAGFVVAVGVLIAAVLTLPGPEYLRGVGGHEDLITYLNSFGHFPAFDRSHVAPGTTALVLGDTPLFHLIGSLGWARVSPDEIIHYPVLVAGWFGLFFTALNLLPVGQLDGGHVVYALFGPAVHRVVARVTTLLLLLSGGIGFVLDLGDPVGMSLPPEALWPALALIYAAAVARLFGDEWLLVGSTVAFLTAATAFLVVLLPGLALSVGWAGWLFWVGMILLVIRVDHPPVLIEEPLTPTRKALGILCIVIFLLCFSIQPLQFITG from the coding sequence GTGGAGACCCGCCCCCCCGATTCGCCCAGCGTCCTCACGGACTACGAGCCGCCGACCCCGGACGGCGACCGCGTCTGGCTCCACGTGCTGCTGTTCGTCGCCACGTTCGCCTCGATGGTGTGGTGTGGCGGGATCCTGGTCGCGCGGATGGCGCTCTGGCCGGAGGTTGCCGAGGGCACCTCGGATACGGTCGCGATGCTGTCGCTGCTCGGCAGCCGGGCCTTCCTCACCGACGGCTTCCTGTATGCGGTCCCATTCCTGGGCTTTCTGACGGTCCACGAGTTCGGCCACTACTTGGCCGCGCGCTGGCGGCGGACGCGCGTGTCGCTGCCGTACTACCTCCCGATCCCGATCCCCGGCACCCTGGGTACGTTCGGCGCGGTGATCCGCATCAAGGAGCCCCTTCGGCGCACCCAGCAGTTGTTCGACATCGGCGCGGCGGGGCCGCTGGCGGGCTTCGTGGTGGCCGTGGGGGTGCTGATCGCGGCCGTGCTCACGCTCCCCGGCCCCGAGTACCTCCGCGGCGTCGGCGGGCACGAGGACCTGATCACCTACCTCAACTCGTTCGGCCACTTCCCGGCCTTCGACCGCTCGCACGTCGCGCCGGGGACGACGGCCCTGGTCCTGGGCGACACGCCGCTGTTCCACCTGATCGGCAGTCTCGGCTGGGCGCGCGTCTCGCCCGACGAGATCATCCACTACCCGGTGCTGGTGGCGGGCTGGTTCGGTCTCTTCTTTACCGCCCTCAACCTGCTGCCGGTCGGCCAGTTGGACGGAGGGCACGTGGTGTATGCGCTATTCGGCCCGGCCGTCCACCGCGTTGTGGCGCGGGTGACGACGCTGCTCCTGCTGCTCTCCGGCGGCATCGGGTTCGTACTGGACCTGGGCGATCCGGTGGGCATGTCGCTTCCCCCGGAGGCGCTCTGGCCGGCTCTCGCGCTGATCTACGCGGCGGCCGTGGCGCGGCTGTTCGGCGACGAGTGGCTGCTCGTCGGGTCGACGGTGGCGTTCCTGACCGCGGCGACGGCCTTCCTGGTGGTCCTCCTGCCCGGCCTCGCGCTGTCGGTCGGGTGGGCGGGGTGGTTGTTCTGGGTGGGGATGATCCTGCTCGTGATCCGGGTGGACCACCCGCCGGTGCTGATCGAGGAGCCCCTGACGCCCACGCGCAAGGCCCTGGGGATCTTGTGCATCGTGATCTTCCTGCTCTGCTTCTCGATCCAGCCGCTCCAGTTCATCACGGGGTGA
- a CDS encoding BamA/TamA family outer membrane protein: MRTLLSPAGRFLQALLVAALLAALTPAAQAQYFGRNKVRYDDFDFRILETEHFDIYYYEGMDQASRDVARMAERWYDRLSTILEHEFDERKSIILYADDADFRQTNIANIGEGTQGVTEGARQRVVLPMAGTYAETDHVLGHELVHQFQYDLSQRAGRFAQFVRLPLFVIEGMAEYYSVGREDALTSMWMRDACLRDDFPTIGELQRTGSYNEYQYGQPFWAFVAGTYGDQAGVQLFRSALEMPLDSAIVAVTGLPQEALSERWEAALREQLLPPAAGRSVPGPERSADELEAIAEQRRDRAERIAEGERPRRPRLLAYPDSLPALTATRLLARERETGTINIAPQLSPNGRYVAYLSELDLFGIDLFLADAETGEVVAKLESATTDPHLDALRFIESAGTWSPDGRQFAYVVFAGGDNEIAILDVDRRDVTRRLTVEGIGAIKDPAWSPDGTRIAFAGVRGGITDLYVVTLATGEVQQLTNDRFADLQPAWSPDGTQIAFSTDRGPGTDFVRLTYSPMQLALYDVATGGIETLAVFDDVKHINPAWSPDGTSLYFLSDRGGFNDVYRLDVATGDAYQVTNLATGVAGIADLSPALSVAHETGNLAYSVFEGQRYSVYRTDAADAVGTLVTGEALATADVLPPADAYSRSIVQNYIADATGGLPEATTFPTRGYSPKLSLDYVSQPQVGVGTDPYYNSGFGISGGISFLFSDQLSDNVLGVAVAAQGTLKDVGGQALYYNRGGRLTYGALAGHIPYLQVFYDRPPLSNPDEVDLFGITRYYYRTYVTQVSGLSSYPLNQSQRFEAELGYRRLGYDLEYDAFVQTESGNLIQERRPVEGFSPDPLHLGQGGVAYVGDTSLFGFTSPIRGSRYRLGADLVSGSLTFATVTADARKYVFARLPGLPRRVPVTFAARALHFGRYGGDASTGRLNPLFIGNPQLVRGYGSRSFDIQSTAQFDDYLSSLFGTKIGVASVEARLPLLGVPQLGLITFPYLPTELVFFADAGFAWGESPYFVGFNEQTGQSTVYTYGRSFENQEPVFSAGVSTRINLLGALIIEPYYALPFSRWGADGDLNKGRGVFGFNLSPGW; encoded by the coding sequence ATGCGCACGCTCCTGTCACCCGCCGGCCGGTTCCTCCAAGCCCTCCTGGTGGCCGCCCTGCTCGCCGCCCTGACGCCCGCTGCCCAGGCCCAGTACTTCGGCCGCAACAAGGTCCGCTACGACGACTTCGACTTCCGGATCCTCGAGACCGAGCACTTCGACATTTACTACTACGAGGGCATGGACCAGGCCTCGCGCGACGTGGCGCGGATGGCCGAGCGCTGGTACGACCGCCTCTCGACCATCCTGGAGCACGAGTTCGACGAGCGCAAGTCGATCATCCTCTACGCCGACGACGCGGACTTCCGGCAGACCAACATCGCCAACATCGGCGAGGGCACGCAGGGCGTCACGGAGGGCGCCCGCCAGCGCGTCGTGCTGCCGATGGCCGGGACCTACGCCGAGACCGACCACGTGCTCGGCCACGAGCTCGTCCACCAGTTCCAGTACGACCTCTCGCAGCGGGCCGGGCGCTTCGCGCAGTTCGTGCGCCTGCCGCTGTTCGTGATCGAGGGCATGGCCGAGTACTACTCCGTCGGCCGCGAGGACGCTCTCACGTCCATGTGGATGCGCGACGCCTGCCTCCGCGACGACTTCCCGACCATCGGCGAGTTGCAGCGGACCGGCTCCTACAACGAGTACCAGTACGGCCAGCCCTTCTGGGCTTTCGTCGCGGGCACCTACGGCGACCAGGCGGGCGTGCAGCTCTTCCGGTCGGCCCTGGAGATGCCGCTCGACTCGGCCATCGTGGCCGTGACCGGCCTGCCGCAGGAGGCCCTCTCGGAGCGCTGGGAGGCCGCCCTTCGGGAGCAGCTCCTCCCCCCGGCCGCCGGCCGCTCGGTGCCCGGCCCCGAGCGCTCGGCCGACGAGCTGGAGGCCATCGCCGAGCAGCGCCGCGACCGCGCCGAGCGCATCGCCGAGGGCGAGCGCCCGCGCCGCCCGCGCCTCCTCGCCTACCCCGACTCGCTCCCGGCCCTCACCGCGACTCGCCTGCTTGCCCGCGAGCGCGAGACGGGGACCATCAACATCGCCCCGCAGCTCTCTCCCAACGGTCGCTACGTGGCCTACCTGAGTGAGCTCGACCTGTTCGGCATCGACCTCTTCCTCGCCGACGCCGAGACGGGCGAGGTGGTCGCCAAGCTGGAGTCTGCCACGACGGACCCGCACCTGGACGCGCTCCGCTTCATCGAGAGCGCCGGGACCTGGAGCCCCGACGGGCGCCAGTTCGCCTACGTCGTGTTCGCGGGCGGCGACAACGAGATCGCGATCCTCGACGTAGACCGCCGCGACGTGACCCGGCGCCTGACCGTCGAGGGCATCGGCGCCATCAAGGACCCGGCGTGGAGCCCGGACGGCACCCGAATCGCGTTCGCGGGCGTGCGGGGCGGCATCACCGACCTGTACGTGGTCACGCTCGCCACCGGCGAGGTGCAGCAGCTGACCAACGACCGCTTCGCGGACCTCCAGCCCGCCTGGAGCCCCGACGGCACGCAGATCGCCTTCTCGACCGACCGCGGACCGGGCACGGACTTCGTCCGCCTGACCTACTCGCCGATGCAGCTCGCCCTGTACGACGTGGCGACGGGCGGCATCGAGACGCTGGCCGTGTTCGACGACGTCAAGCACATCAACCCGGCCTGGAGCCCGGACGGCACGAGCCTCTACTTCCTCTCCGACCGCGGCGGCTTCAACGACGTCTACCGCCTCGACGTGGCGACGGGCGACGCCTACCAGGTGACGAACCTCGCGACCGGCGTCGCCGGCATCGCGGATCTCTCGCCGGCGCTCTCGGTGGCCCACGAGACGGGAAACCTCGCCTACTCGGTGTTCGAGGGCCAGCGCTACTCGGTCTACCGCACCGACGCGGCCGACGCCGTCGGCACGCTGGTCACCGGCGAGGCCCTCGCCACGGCCGACGTGCTGCCCCCGGCGGACGCCTACAGCCGCTCCATCGTCCAGAACTACATCGCCGACGCCACCGGCGGCCTCCCCGAGGCGACCACCTTCCCGACACGCGGCTACAGCCCAAAGCTGTCGCTCGACTACGTCAGCCAGCCCCAGGTGGGGGTCGGCACGGACCCGTACTACAACTCGGGCTTCGGCATCTCGGGCGGCATCTCGTTCCTGTTCTCGGACCAGCTGAGCGACAACGTGCTCGGCGTGGCCGTCGCGGCGCAGGGCACGCTCAAGGACGTCGGCGGGCAGGCGCTCTACTACAACCGTGGGGGACGCCTGACGTATGGCGCGCTCGCAGGCCACATCCCGTACCTGCAGGTCTTCTACGACCGCCCGCCGCTGTCGAACCCCGATGAGGTGGACCTCTTCGGGATCACGCGCTACTACTACCGGACGTACGTGACGCAGGTCTCCGGCCTGTCCTCGTACCCGCTCAACCAGAGCCAGCGCTTCGAGGCGGAGCTCGGGTACCGCCGCCTCGGCTATGACCTGGAGTACGACGCCTTCGTTCAGACGGAGAGTGGCAACCTGATCCAGGAGCGGCGCCCGGTGGAGGGCTTCTCGCCCGACCCGCTGCACCTCGGGCAGGGTGGCGTCGCCTACGTGGGCGACACGTCGCTGTTCGGCTTCACGTCGCCCATCCGCGGCTCGCGGTACCGCCTCGGGGCGGACCTCGTCTCGGGCTCACTGACGTTCGCTACCGTCACAGCCGACGCCCGGAAGTACGTCTTCGCGCGCCTGCCCGGCCTCCCGCGCCGCGTCCCAGTGACGTTCGCCGCCCGCGCGCTCCACTTCGGCCGCTACGGCGGCGACGCCTCGACGGGACGTCTGAACCCGCTGTTCATCGGCAACCCGCAGCTGGTCCGCGGCTACGGCTCGCGGTCGTTCGACATCCAGTCCACGGCTCAGTTCGACGACTACCTGTCGTCGCTCTTCGGCACCAAGATCGGGGTTGCCTCGGTCGAAGCGCGGCTGCCGCTCCTGGGCGTGCCCCAGCTCGGCCTGATCACGTTCCCGTATCTGCCCACGGAGCTCGTCTTCTTCGCCGACGCGGGCTTCGCGTGGGGCGAGTCGCCGTACTTCGTCGGCTTCAACGAGCAGACGGGGCAGAGCACCGTCTACACGTACGGGCGGTCGTTCGAGAATCAGGAGCCGGTGTTCTCGGCGGGCGTCTCGACGCGCATCAACCTGCTGGGCGCACTCATCATCGAGCCCTACTACGCGCTCCCGTTCTCGCGCTGGGGCGCCGACGGCGACCTCAACAAGGGCCGTGGCGTGTTCGGGTTCAACCTGTCGCCGGGCTGGTAG
- a CDS encoding FlgD immunoglobulin-like domain containing protein yields MRRLLLLGLALSVAVQAQTVETGAGVATLLPQGARNGVAVLDADATGTLRAGPILVQVGPDGAVSIPGTAAAFDPATAIDARVFAVEARGGTVAVGLAYNDVTADADQPPVTAAGFAVSTDGGQSYTYRFPSLDQSRDTTVTYGVSTLPAIPTVLAQGSAPLDLALTADADTIYAAALLAGLRRSTDAGATWQRVVLPPDSLFVLDPREPYDFLYNPDVRQPLGFVDGDPERPFFAQFSENYIAFSVVVDEAGTVWVGTNGGLNRSVRLPEADDLAWIRYTDALLGGALPGNQVFALETRPLADARDEVWALCRNSGNPFSTEEEENGVAVWRGDDEGGFARFETVLLGVVAEDIAFDETRIYVTSGDGLYISDDDGANWRIVRTFRQADGRPLALSGPTTRAVATTPGTVWVGTPDGLLKSTDGAQTWSLFRADVRPQTDAEEGRAVDVYAYPNPFNPRNGDLRVRLDLASAADVTIRIFDVAMNLVRTLEAPGRPAGPNEVAWDGQSDDGLRLANGAYIYTVDAGGQRFSGRILVIQ; encoded by the coding sequence ATGAGGCGCCTTCTCCTCCTCGGCCTCGCGCTGAGCGTCGCCGTCCAGGCCCAGACCGTCGAGACCGGCGCGGGCGTCGCGACGCTCCTGCCACAGGGCGCCCGCAACGGCGTCGCCGTGCTGGACGCCGACGCGACGGGCACGCTCCGCGCCGGACCCATCCTGGTCCAGGTCGGCCCGGACGGCGCGGTCTCGATTCCCGGCACCGCCGCCGCCTTCGACCCGGCCACGGCCATCGACGCCCGCGTGTTCGCCGTCGAGGCCCGCGGCGGGACGGTGGCCGTCGGGCTCGCCTACAACGACGTCACGGCCGACGCCGACCAGCCGCCCGTCACCGCGGCGGGCTTCGCCGTCTCGACCGACGGCGGGCAGAGCTACACGTACCGCTTCCCGTCGCTCGACCAGAGCCGCGACACGACGGTCACCTACGGCGTCTCGACGCTCCCCGCCATCCCGACCGTCCTCGCGCAGGGCTCGGCGCCCCTCGACCTCGCGCTGACGGCGGACGCCGACACGATCTACGCGGCGGCGCTGCTGGCGGGCCTGCGCCGCAGCACCGACGCCGGGGCCACGTGGCAGCGCGTCGTCCTCCCGCCGGACTCGCTCTTCGTGCTCGACCCCCGCGAGCCGTACGACTTCCTCTACAACCCGGACGTCCGCCAGCCGCTCGGCTTCGTCGACGGCGACCCCGAGCGGCCCTTCTTCGCCCAGTTCTCCGAGAACTACATCGCGTTCTCGGTGGTCGTGGACGAGGCCGGGACGGTGTGGGTGGGCACCAACGGCGGCCTCAACCGGTCGGTCCGCCTGCCCGAGGCGGACGACCTCGCGTGGATCCGCTACACCGACGCGCTGCTCGGCGGCGCGCTGCCCGGAAACCAGGTGTTCGCCCTGGAGACGCGCCCCCTGGCGGACGCCCGCGACGAGGTCTGGGCCCTCTGCCGCAACTCCGGCAACCCCTTCTCGACCGAGGAGGAGGAGAACGGCGTCGCCGTGTGGCGGGGAGACGACGAGGGCGGCTTCGCCCGCTTCGAAACGGTCCTCCTCGGGGTCGTCGCCGAGGACATCGCTTTCGACGAGACGCGCATCTACGTCACCAGCGGCGACGGCCTCTACATCTCCGACGACGACGGCGCGAACTGGCGCATCGTCCGCACGTTCCGACAGGCCGACGGGCGCCCGCTGGCCCTCTCCGGCCCGACGACCCGCGCGGTCGCCACGACGCCCGGCACCGTCTGGGTGGGCACGCCGGACGGGCTGTTGAAGAGCACCGACGGCGCCCAGACGTGGAGCCTGTTCCGCGCCGACGTGCGCCCGCAGACCGACGCGGAGGAGGGCCGGGCGGTCGACGTGTACGCCTACCCGAACCCCTTCAACCCGCGCAACGGCGACCTGCGGGTCCGCCTCGACCTGGCTTCGGCGGCCGACGTGACGATCCGCATCTTCGATGTGGCCATGAACCTCGTCCGCACGCTGGAGGCGCCGGGGCGGCCCGCCGGGCCCAACGAGGTCGCCTGGGACGGCCAGTCCGACGACGGCCTGCGCCTCGCCAACGGGGCCTACATCTACACCGTCGACGCCGGGGGCCAGCGGTTCTCGGGACGCATCCTGGTGATCCAATGA
- a CDS encoding quinone-dependent dihydroorotate dehydrogenase, whose amino-acid sequence MPRPSLYSLLRPLLFRLDAEAAHGAGMRAAQLGQRVPGVVRTLFPAADARLAQSAWGLAFASPVGLAAGFDKNAALVPFWASLGLGFAEVGSVTARPSVGNPTPRAFRLPADRALVNRMGLNNEGAAAVAARLASTPRPPGFVLGVNVAKTHDPTLLGDAGIEDFRQSVRALAPQADYLALNVSCPNTAEGKTFETPDALDALLSAVVEELDREPRAGGSGSVGTPPLLVKLSPPATTDIDAGMVNELVQICLGHGVDGFIATNTASDRSGLTTEAGRLEAIGRGGLSGRPLADRALALTRHLYRTTDGAVPIIGVGGIDSAEAAYARVRAGATLLQVYTGLVYEGPGLVSRIHRGLVRLLDRDGLGTLADAVGAAAR is encoded by the coding sequence GTGCCTCGTCCCTCCCTGTATTCCCTCCTCCGCCCGCTCCTCTTCCGCCTCGATGCCGAGGCCGCGCACGGCGCGGGGATGCGGGCTGCCCAGCTGGGCCAGCGCGTGCCCGGCGTCGTCCGCACTCTCTTTCCCGCGGCCGATGCGCGGCTGGCGCAGTCGGCGTGGGGCCTGGCGTTCGCCTCGCCGGTGGGGCTGGCGGCCGGGTTCGACAAGAACGCGGCGCTGGTGCCTTTCTGGGCGAGCCTCGGGCTCGGCTTCGCCGAGGTGGGCTCGGTGACCGCCCGGCCGAGCGTGGGCAACCCGACGCCACGCGCCTTCCGCCTCCCCGCCGACCGCGCGCTCGTCAACCGGATGGGCCTCAACAACGAGGGTGCGGCGGCCGTCGCCGCGCGGCTGGCGAGCACCCCGCGTCCGCCCGGCTTCGTGCTCGGCGTCAACGTGGCCAAGACGCACGACCCGACCCTCCTGGGCGATGCGGGCATTGAGGACTTCCGCCAGTCGGTCCGCGCGCTGGCGCCCCAGGCCGACTACCTCGCGCTCAACGTCTCGTGCCCCAACACGGCCGAGGGCAAGACGTTCGAGACCCCCGACGCGCTGGACGCGCTGCTGTCCGCCGTCGTGGAGGAACTGGACAGAGAGCCGCGGGCCGGGGGCAGCGGGTCCGTGGGAACGCCTCCCCTGCTCGTCAAGCTCTCCCCTCCGGCGACCACCGACATCGACGCGGGGATGGTGAACGAACTGGTCCAGATCTGCCTCGGGCACGGCGTGGACGGATTCATCGCGACCAACACGGCATCCGACCGGTCTGGACTCACCACCGAGGCGGGGCGGCTGGAGGCCATCGGGCGGGGCGGGCTGAGCGGACGCCCGCTCGCCGACCGCGCCCTCGCTCTCACGCGCCACCTCTACCGGACGACCGACGGCGCAGTGCCCATCATCGGCGTCGGCGGCATCGACTCGGCCGAGGCGGCCTATGCGCGCGTCCGCGCCGGAGCGACGCTGCTGCAGGTCTACACCGGACTGGTCTACGAGGGGCCGGGGCTGGTCTCGCGCATCCACCGCGGCCTCGTGCGCCTCCTCGACCGCGACGGCCTCGGCACGCTCGCGGATGCGGTGGGAGCAGCGGCTCGCTGA